One part of the Thermoanaerobacterium sp. CMT5567-10 genome encodes these proteins:
- a CDS encoding carbohydrate ABC transporter permease, with amino-acid sequence MMNTMFERNANSKSFSINYGLIFSYIILFLGAVTMVVPFLWMISTSLKVPSEVFVFPPKWIPKPITFNNYINVLTKTPFGLFFLNTLKITIFVTIGRLITCSMGAYAFSRLKFPGRDALFILYLSTMMIPYQVTIIPTFILMRYLKLIDTLYSLILTGATSAFGTFLLRQFFMTLPVELEEAAIIDGANKWTIFTKIILPLSRSALLTLVIFTVLGTWNDFLGPLIFLQSQKNFTLTIGLSLFKGVHETEWTLLMAASLLSILPIILIFIIAQKYFIEGIALSGLKE; translated from the coding sequence ATGATGAACACTATGTTTGAAAGAAATGCAAATAGTAAATCTTTTAGTATAAATTATGGGTTAATTTTTTCATATATTATTTTATTCCTTGGCGCAGTCACAATGGTGGTTCCATTTTTGTGGATGATATCAACATCATTAAAAGTGCCCAGTGAAGTATTTGTATTTCCACCGAAATGGATTCCAAAACCAATAACATTTAATAATTACATTAATGTTTTGACAAAAACTCCATTTGGATTATTCTTTCTTAATACACTAAAAATAACTATATTTGTCACAATAGGCAGACTTATTACGTGTTCGATGGGTGCATATGCTTTTTCAAGGCTAAAATTTCCTGGAAGAGATGCTCTGTTTATACTATATCTTTCAACAATGATGATTCCTTATCAAGTAACGATTATTCCGACATTTATATTGATGAGATATTTAAAGCTAATAGACACGTTATATTCTTTAATACTGACGGGTGCTACATCTGCTTTTGGGACATTTCTTTTAAGACAATTTTTTATGACATTACCCGTAGAATTAGAGGAAGCTGCAATTATAGACGGAGCAAATAAATGGACTATTTTCACAAAAATTATTTTACCACTATCGAGATCTGCCTTATTAACACTGGTAATATTTACTGTTCTTGGTACATGGAATGACTTCCTGGGTCCGCTGATATTTTTACAGAGTCAAAAAAATTTCACTTTAACAATAGGATTATCATTATTTAAAGGTGTCCATGAAACAGAGTGGACATTGCTTATGGCGGCATCATTGCTTAGTATTTTACCTATTATCTTAATATTTATCATTGCTCAAAAATACTTCATAGAAGGTATAGCATTATCAGGTTTAAAAGAGTGA
- a CDS encoding Gfo/Idh/MocA family protein: MHNVAIIGAGTMGKRHLLSWTSIDSANVKYQYDIRKDIVKQLVDGRNIIVPDDFENVLKDDEVDIVDVCVPTYLHKRYAIDAMKAHKNVFCEKPLSLTVEDSLEIIKTAEKHNVKFMVGQVVRFFPQYANAKKAIERGEIGNPAIARFERLSQFPHGWNDWYADFTKSKGLIFDMSIHDIDFARWCFGDIERIYAKTLTDQKLKFKEHALITMRMKNGVMVHIEGSWARPSSFTYNFEIVGTNGMIDFNSERTMPVLKEISNNNELNTGVQVPESPLKLEPYAAELKHFLDIIDNGVTPIVSPYDAAWDVKLALLAIKSAEKNKVIEVGEKL; encoded by the coding sequence ATGCACAATGTAGCTATAATTGGTGCGGGTACAATGGGAAAAAGGCATCTTTTGTCATGGACATCTATTGATTCGGCAAATGTAAAATATCAATATGATATTAGAAAGGATATTGTAAAACAATTAGTTGATGGTAGAAATATTATTGTACCAGATGATTTTGAAAATGTTTTGAAGGATGATGAAGTTGATATTGTAGATGTATGTGTTCCAACTTATTTGCATAAACGATATGCAATTGACGCAATGAAAGCCCATAAGAATGTTTTCTGCGAAAAACCTCTATCATTAACTGTTGAAGATTCACTTGAAATAATCAAGACGGCCGAAAAACATAATGTAAAATTCATGGTGGGGCAGGTAGTCAGATTTTTCCCACAATATGCTAATGCCAAAAAAGCTATAGAAAGAGGGGAAATCGGAAATCCGGCAATTGCCAGATTTGAAAGGTTATCACAGTTTCCACATGGTTGGAACGATTGGTATGCCGATTTTACTAAAAGTAAGGGGCTAATATTTGATATGTCAATACACGATATAGATTTTGCAAGATGGTGTTTTGGCGATATTGAAAGAATTTATGCTAAGACATTGACAGACCAAAAGCTAAAATTTAAAGAACATGCATTAATTACAATGAGGATGAAAAATGGTGTTATGGTTCATATAGAGGGAAGCTGGGCTAGACCATCAAGTTTCACATATAATTTTGAAATAGTAGGTACTAATGGTATGATAGATTTTAATTCTGAAAGAACCATGCCAGTTTTAAAAGAGATATCAAATAATAATGAATTAAATACTGGCGTTCAAGTGCCAGAATCGCCTCTTAAGCTGGAGCCATACGCAGCAGAATTAAAACACTTTTTAGATATAATTGATAATGGTGTAACGCCAATTGTAAGTCCATATGATGCTGCATGGGATGTAAAATTGGCTCTTTTAGCAATAAAGTCAGCAGAAAAAAATAAAGTTATTGAAGTAGGTGAAAAGTTATGA
- the licT gene encoding BglG family transcription antiterminator LicT: MKIVKVLNNNLVLAKDDQGNEVIVGGKAIGYEGKVGQKIKEEKIEKIYVLDNKKDTSEYIKLIEKTPQIYVDITQKIIKKANEVLHGKLHDQVFIVLIDHISFAVQRYKEGVVIQNHLLWEVKKFYPKEFSIGKAAVEYINKKLGIELPEEEAGNIAFHLVNAQSDEQNMNNTIREVKMVKDILAIVNYHFPNKIDEESLDYTRFITHLRFFTHRLIQNKLIESEDDFLFSQIVNKYEKEYECAKKIASYITKSMGINLPNGELIYLTIYIKRIVK, from the coding sequence ATGAAAATCGTTAAAGTATTAAATAATAACTTAGTATTAGCTAAAGATGATCAAGGAAATGAAGTGATTGTTGGTGGCAAGGCTATTGGTTACGAAGGAAAAGTTGGACAAAAAATAAAAGAAGAAAAAATTGAAAAAATTTACGTTTTAGACAATAAAAAGGATACCAGTGAGTATATTAAATTAATAGAAAAAACGCCTCAGATTTATGTAGATATAACACAAAAAATCATTAAAAAGGCAAATGAAGTTTTACATGGAAAACTGCATGATCAAGTTTTTATTGTTTTAATTGACCATATTAGTTTTGCAGTTCAAAGGTATAAAGAAGGAGTAGTAATACAAAATCATTTGTTATGGGAAGTGAAAAAATTTTATCCTAAAGAGTTTTCTATAGGTAAAGCTGCAGTTGAATATATTAATAAGAAACTTGGGATAGAATTGCCTGAAGAGGAGGCAGGAAATATTGCATTTCATTTAGTTAATGCTCAATCAGATGAACAAAATATGAACAATACTATTAGAGAAGTGAAAATGGTTAAAGATATTTTAGCAATTGTTAACTATCATTTTCCCAATAAAATTGATGAAGAATCTTTAGATTATACAAGGTTTATTACTCATTTGCGATTTTTTACACACCGCTTAATCCAGAATAAACTTATTGAATCTGAGGATGACTTTTTATTTTCACAAATTGTAAATAAATATGAAAAAGAATATGAATGTGCAAAAAAAATAGCATCATATATTACTAAGTCTATGGGTATAAATCTTCCAAATGGTGAATTAATATATCTTACAATATATATAAAGCGTATTGTAAAATAG
- a CDS encoding glycoside hydrolase family 1 protein, which translates to MKKSNFPKDFLWGGALAANQVEGAWNVGGKGLSVADVAIFNDRLERNDYAGHNKITSEQIKEAMNPSSNKNYPKRRGIDFYHRYKEDLALFAEMGFKVLRVSIAWTRIFPTGVEDEPNEEGLKFYEDLFKEMHRNKIEPLVTLSHYEMPIYLVNTYGGWFGREVIDCFVKYAKVVFERYKSLVKYWLTFNEIDSIIRHPFSSAGIVMDRYRKEELEGVIYQALHHQFVASALAVKYCHEIIPDSKIGCMITRTLTYPATPNPEDVLLAQKENRMNYFFSDVQVLGEYPLFIKSILKEKGIEIKKVEGDDEILKQHTVDFLSFSYYMSLVSSINSEKMEKVGGNLTGGVKNPYLKTTAWGWQIDPMGLRIAINDMYDRYRIPLFCVENGLGAEDVVEEDGSINDDYRIIYLKSHIEQMGLAIADGADMMGYLAWSPIDSISYSTSEMSKRYGFIYVDQDDYGNGTLKRSRKKSFEWYKKVIATNGAEL; encoded by the coding sequence ATAAAAAAAAGTAATTTTCCTAAGGACTTTTTATGGGGAGGTGCTCTTGCAGCAAATCAAGTTGAAGGAGCTTGGAATGTAGGTGGAAAAGGATTATCCGTAGCAGACGTGGCAATTTTTAATGACCGTTTAGAAAGAAATGATTATGCTGGCCATAATAAAATAACCAGCGAACAAATTAAAGAGGCAATGAACCCTTCATCAAATAAAAATTATCCTAAAAGAAGAGGAATTGATTTTTACCACAGATACAAAGAGGATTTAGCATTATTTGCAGAAATGGGATTTAAGGTTTTACGTGTGTCTATTGCATGGACTCGTATATTTCCAACCGGGGTAGAAGATGAACCAAATGAAGAAGGATTAAAATTTTATGAAGATTTATTCAAGGAAATGCATAGGAATAAAATAGAGCCTTTAGTAACACTTTCTCATTATGAAATGCCTATATATTTGGTAAATACTTATGGAGGATGGTTTGGAAGAGAAGTTATTGACTGCTTTGTAAAGTATGCTAAGGTAGTATTTGAACGTTACAAGAGCTTAGTGAAGTATTGGCTTACTTTTAATGAAATAGATAGTATTATTAGACATCCATTTTCATCAGCGGGAATTGTTATGGACAGGTATAGAAAGGAAGAATTAGAAGGGGTTATTTATCAAGCTTTACATCATCAATTTGTGGCTAGTGCATTGGCTGTTAAATATTGTCATGAAATTATACCTGATTCGAAAATTGGATGTATGATAACTAGAACTTTAACTTATCCGGCAACTCCCAATCCAGAAGATGTTTTATTGGCACAAAAGGAAAACCGTATGAACTATTTCTTTTCTGATGTACAAGTACTTGGAGAGTATCCATTATTCATAAAGTCAATACTAAAAGAAAAGGGAATTGAAATTAAAAAGGTTGAAGGCGATGATGAAATATTAAAACAGCATACAGTTGACTTCTTGTCATTTAGTTACTATATGTCTTTAGTATCAAGTATTAATTCAGAGAAGATGGAGAAGGTTGGAGGAAATCTTACAGGCGGAGTAAAAAATCCCTATTTAAAAACAACGGCTTGGGGCTGGCAAATTGATCCTATGGGGCTTAGGATTGCAATCAACGATATGTATGATAGGTACCGCATTCCTTTGTTCTGTGTAGAAAATGGTTTAGGTGCTGAAGATGTTGTAGAAGAAGATGGAAGTATAAATGATGATTACAGGATTATATATTTAAAATCACATATTGAACAAATGGGTTTGGCAATTGCAGACGGTGCAGATATGATGGGATATTTAGCATGGTCACCAATTGATTCAATTAGCTATTCTACTTCAGAAATGTCCAAAAGATATGGGTTTATATATGTAGATCAGGACGATTATGGCAATGGAACACTGAAACGTTCACGTAAAAAGAGTTTTGAATGGTATAAAAAAGTAATCGCTACAAATGGAGCAGAGCTATAA
- a CDS encoding beta-glucoside-specific PTS transporter subunit IIABC, translating to MKYDQLSKKIIDAVGGEKNVLSLYHCMTRLRFKLKDINKANKKEVEAIDGVISVIESNGQFQVVIGNHVEEVFKNILSLYNIQSAISEKQEDQTKKGNIVGKLFNVMSSVFTPIIPILAGSGMLKALLVILTTYAGMSNTGSTYKILTATGNSVFYFFPIFIAFSAAKTFGVNTFTAAAIMGALLEPNFTSLMKATGDVTHFFNIPVVLMSYSSTVIPAILAIWVYSYVEKFLKRVIPKNIELFTISFISILIMVPLTAIVIGPIGVHIGNGLGSAIKFLSSKSGFLTGAIIGAGWTFLVMFGVHWGIVPIMLNNLALYGFDTIRPAIATATFAQAGAAFGVFLKSRNKKTKSFAVSAMLPALLGGITEPIVYGISVKYKKPMYAAVISGVIAGGFVGAMKTTVMVYVFPALTTLPAFMTNTFIYYIIGITVAFFLTAVLTYFFGIDEKDETVGSETLLEKNQNIKVQSHDEIKQYEVMAPVKGKVIPLANVNDSVFSTGSLGKGVAIIPEEGRIYAPVDGVVTALFPTGHAVGLTANDGTEVMIHIGIDTIQLEGKYFEAKIKQGDKVKKGQLLITFEKDKIKEAGYDITTIVIITNSEQYLDVLETEATSVTKDQVLIKAIK from the coding sequence ATGAAATATGATCAATTATCTAAAAAAATTATTGATGCAGTTGGTGGAGAGAAGAATGTGTTAAGCCTCTATCACTGTATGACGAGATTAAGATTTAAGCTAAAGGACATAAATAAAGCGAATAAAAAAGAGGTAGAAGCTATTGATGGTGTAATCAGTGTTATTGAAAGCAACGGTCAATTTCAAGTCGTAATTGGAAATCATGTTGAAGAGGTATTTAAAAACATTTTGAGCCTTTACAACATTCAGAGTGCTATCAGTGAAAAACAAGAAGATCAAACAAAAAAAGGCAATATAGTTGGAAAGTTATTCAATGTAATGTCTTCTGTATTTACACCAATTATTCCGATATTAGCTGGTTCCGGTATGTTAAAGGCGCTATTGGTTATTCTAACAACTTATGCTGGCATGAGTAATACAGGCAGTACCTATAAAATTTTGACGGCAACAGGTAATAGTGTATTTTATTTCTTTCCAATTTTCATTGCTTTTTCAGCAGCTAAGACTTTTGGGGTAAATACATTTACAGCGGCCGCTATAATGGGAGCTTTGTTAGAACCAAACTTTACTTCTTTGATGAAAGCTACAGGTGATGTAACGCATTTTTTTAATATTCCGGTTGTGTTAATGTCCTATAGTTCAACTGTTATACCCGCTATTTTAGCAATATGGGTTTATTCTTATGTAGAGAAGTTTTTAAAACGAGTTATTCCTAAAAATATAGAATTATTTACAATATCTTTTATTTCAATTTTGATTATGGTTCCGCTTACAGCAATTGTAATCGGACCAATTGGTGTTCACATAGGTAATGGGCTTGGTAGTGCAATCAAGTTTTTGAGCAGCAAGAGTGGATTTTTAACAGGAGCAATCATTGGTGCTGGTTGGACTTTCTTAGTTATGTTTGGCGTGCATTGGGGAATTGTACCTATTATGCTTAACAATCTTGCATTATATGGATTTGATACAATTCGTCCTGCTATTGCAACAGCAACCTTTGCGCAAGCAGGTGCAGCTTTTGGTGTATTCTTGAAATCGAGAAATAAGAAAACTAAATCCTTTGCAGTTTCAGCTATGTTGCCGGCTCTTTTAGGAGGTATAACAGAGCCGATAGTATATGGTATTTCTGTGAAATACAAAAAACCGATGTATGCAGCAGTTATTAGTGGTGTTATTGCCGGTGGGTTTGTAGGTGCAATGAAAACAACTGTAATGGTATACGTTTTTCCGGCTTTAACTACATTACCGGCATTTATGACTAATACATTTATATATTATATTATTGGTATTACTGTAGCTTTCTTCTTAACAGCGGTACTTACTTATTTTTTCGGAATTGATGAAAAGGATGAAACTGTCGGAAGTGAAACTTTATTAGAAAAAAACCAAAATATAAAGGTACAAAGCCATGATGAGATCAAACAATATGAAGTTATGGCACCTGTAAAAGGAAAAGTTATTCCACTTGCAAATGTAAATGATTCTGTTTTTTCAACAGGATCTTTAGGAAAAGGCGTAGCAATTATTCCTGAGGAAGGAAGAATATATGCACCGGTTGATGGAGTAGTAACAGCATTATTTCCAACCGGGCATGCAGTTGGGCTAACTGCTAATGATGGAACTGAGGTTATGATTCATATTGGAATTGACACTATTCAATTAGAGGGTAAGTATTTTGAAGCAAAAATTAAACAAGGAGATAAAGTTAAAAAAGGACAATTACTTATCACATTCGAAAAGGATAAAATCAAAGAAGCTGGTTATGATATTACAACAATAGTTATTATTACAAATAGTGAACAATATTTAGATGTATTGGAAACAGAAGCTACATCTGTAACTAAGGATCAAGTGTTAATCAAAGCAATTAAATAA
- a CDS encoding transposase has translation MAIIPQQTLFVWNEIENSGDLERLRLVIEYMPDEELMEKLEKERKNGRDDYPVRAMWNAILAGVVYQHISVKSLRRELSRNGQLRIMCGFHTAKTKKYRGEKKTEIVPPAWVFTRFLKKLYEHEEEINKIFEKLVEELKRLLPDFGKDLAIDSKAIKSLAKRENKNRKTDGRRDKDADWGKKEYRGIREDGTAWEKIVKWFGYKLHLIVDANYELPVAFSVTKASQADVKEAHRIIEKIAEERPEILEACETMEADRGYDDTKLIKKLWDEYKIKPVIDICNKWKDPDGTRPLEGHENVVYNYKGNVYCYCLDTGEKREMAVGGFEEDRKTLKKLCPAKQYGLKCKYIDRCSAKKGIRIKLDVDRRIFTPIDRASYKWEKYYNKRTSVERVNSRIDETFGFEKHYIRGKKKMTVRCGIALCIMLAMAVGRIKEKQQEKMRSLVKTA, from the coding sequence ATGGCTATTATACCACAACAAACACTATTTGTGTGGAATGAAATTGAAAATTCAGGCGATCTGGAAAGATTAAGATTGGTAATAGAGTATATGCCCGATGAAGAACTGATGGAAAAGCTTGAAAAAGAACGCAAGAACGGTCGAGATGATTATCCCGTGAGAGCAATGTGGAATGCCATATTGGCAGGAGTAGTATACCAACATATATCCGTGAAAAGCTTAAGACGAGAGCTATCGCGGAATGGGCAACTAAGGATTATGTGTGGATTTCACACTGCAAAAACGAAAAAATATAGAGGTGAGAAGAAGACGGAAATAGTACCACCAGCATGGGTATTCACAAGATTTTTAAAAAAGCTTTATGAACATGAGGAAGAAATAAACAAGATATTCGAAAAACTTGTAGAAGAGCTAAAAAGGCTTCTACCGGACTTTGGCAAGGATTTGGCTATAGACAGTAAGGCAATAAAATCACTGGCGAAAAGAGAGAATAAAAATAGGAAAACTGATGGACGAAGGGACAAAGATGCCGACTGGGGCAAAAAGGAGTATCGAGGAATCAGGGAAGACGGAACTGCTTGGGAAAAAATAGTCAAATGGTTTGGATATAAGCTGCACCTAATAGTGGATGCTAACTACGAACTGCCGGTGGCATTCAGTGTAACAAAAGCTTCTCAAGCTGATGTAAAAGAAGCACACAGGATAATTGAAAAAATAGCGGAAGAAAGACCTGAAATACTTGAAGCGTGTGAAACGATGGAAGCAGACCGTGGTTATGATGATACAAAGTTGATAAAAAAGCTATGGGATGAATACAAAATAAAGCCTGTAATAGATATCTGCAACAAATGGAAAGATCCTGACGGGACAAGGCCGTTAGAAGGACATGAGAACGTAGTATATAACTATAAAGGCAATGTATACTGTTATTGCCTTGATACAGGCGAAAAGAGAGAAATGGCAGTAGGAGGTTTTGAAGAAGATAGGAAGACATTAAAAAAACTATGCCCTGCAAAACAGTATGGATTAAAATGTAAATACATAGATAGGTGTTCTGCGAAAAAAGGAATCCGAATCAAGCTGGATGTAGACCGGAGAATATTCACACCAATAGACCGTGCCAGTTACAAATGGGAAAAGTACTATAACAAGCGTACATCAGTAGAAAGAGTAAATAGCAGAATAGATGAAACATTCGGATTCGAGAAGCATTACATAAGAGGTAAAAAGAAAATGACAGTAAGATGTGGGATTGCATTATGTATAATGCTTGCTATGGCAGTTGGCAGGATAAAAGAAAAGCAGCAGGAAAAAATGAGAAGCCTGGTAAAAACGGCATAA
- a CDS encoding sugar ABC transporter substrate-binding protein, with the protein MKKLMSTVIIIAMLITVLTTGCSNSNNGNATKQKSGKDEKVTLTFVNWATGAEEQMYKDLISEYKKDNPNIDIKIQQVPWDGYQDKINTMVAGSAAPDIIYMSQLWFPAFASKGVLLDLSKNVNNKDFDKGDFHPVLLKAGTYDNKVYWIARDLDYVVLYYNKDMFDKANLKYPDENWTWNDLLQAAQKLTKDTNGDGKIDQYGFLSVGDYVSFPFIWQNGGKILSSDGKKAEFDNPKTIEAMQWLSDLITKYKVSPDPSTIRDQGTSTMFKNGQVVMATFGRWLAPSLKSIQNFHWGVALLPKGKVNRNSFVSGSGYTIFAGTKHPKEAWDFVNWLSSAKIQEEMAVKIGFGVPSRLSVEKKLFADSSDPNDKVFAEQTKYMTPIPTLPNLQEVLDIYNKYFDLVRLGQMSAQDAGKKINDEVNQVLSEK; encoded by the coding sequence ATGAAAAAGTTAATGTCAACGGTAATCATTATTGCTATGTTGATTACTGTATTGACAACAGGGTGCTCAAATTCTAATAATGGAAATGCGACAAAGCAAAAAAGTGGTAAAGACGAAAAGGTTACTCTCACATTCGTTAACTGGGCAACAGGTGCAGAAGAGCAAATGTATAAAGATTTAATAAGTGAATATAAAAAAGACAATCCTAATATAGATATAAAAATTCAACAGGTACCATGGGATGGATATCAGGATAAAATTAACACAATGGTTGCTGGCAGCGCAGCGCCTGATATTATCTATATGAGTCAGCTGTGGTTTCCGGCATTCGCATCAAAGGGAGTTTTGTTAGATTTATCAAAAAATGTTAATAATAAAGATTTTGACAAAGGAGATTTTCATCCAGTATTGTTAAAAGCAGGGACATATGATAATAAAGTGTATTGGATTGCAAGAGATTTGGACTATGTTGTGCTTTATTATAATAAGGATATGTTTGACAAAGCGAATTTGAAATATCCTGACGAGAATTGGACATGGAATGACCTACTCCAGGCAGCACAAAAACTGACAAAGGATACAAATGGAGACGGAAAGATTGATCAATACGGTTTTCTATCTGTTGGTGATTATGTGTCATTTCCGTTTATATGGCAAAATGGCGGTAAAATACTATCGAGTGATGGCAAAAAAGCAGAATTTGATAATCCAAAAACAATTGAAGCGATGCAATGGTTATCAGATTTAATAACGAAATATAAGGTATCACCTGATCCATCGACAATTAGAGATCAAGGAACATCAACAATGTTTAAAAATGGTCAGGTTGTAATGGCTACTTTTGGAAGGTGGTTAGCGCCGAGCCTAAAATCTATACAAAATTTCCACTGGGGTGTAGCACTGCTTCCTAAAGGAAAAGTAAATAGAAATTCCTTTGTAAGTGGTTCTGGTTATACAATATTTGCTGGGACTAAACATCCAAAAGAAGCATGGGATTTTGTAAACTGGCTTTCATCTGCAAAGATACAGGAGGAAATGGCAGTAAAAATAGGCTTTGGTGTTCCATCAAGATTATCTGTCGAGAAAAAGCTCTTTGCAGATTCAAGTGATCCGAATGATAAAGTATTTGCTGAACAAACAAAGTATATGACTCCTATACCAACATTACCAAATTTACAAGAGGTATTAGATATATACAATAAATACTTTGATTTAGTAAGACTAGGACAGATGTCAGCACAAGATGCGGGCAAAAAAATTAATGATGAAGTAAATCAAGTGTTATCAGAGAAATAA
- a CDS encoding carbohydrate ABC transporter permease, with translation MNKKGDIVAGYLFLLPNIIGFLIFVLGPALASLILSFYDWNLFNTPNFVGVGNYVKILHDNTFWQSLFNTIYFTIGSVPFSIVLSLILAVALNQKIKGLTLFRTIYFLPVVSSMVAIALVWRWMYNNDYGILNSLLSQLHLPTVNWLSSTTWAMPAIILMSIWKSLGYDMVIFLAGLQGIPNSYYEAAKIDGASGFQLFRYITIPLLSPTTFFVTIISLISSFQVFDQAYVMTDGGPANKTMTIVYYLYRSGFSYYKMGYASAVAWALFIIILILTIIQWKYSGRKINYQ, from the coding sequence ATGAATAAAAAAGGAGACATTGTAGCTGGATATTTATTTTTACTTCCAAATATAATAGGATTTCTTATATTTGTATTAGGCCCGGCATTAGCTTCTTTAATTTTGAGCTTCTATGACTGGAATCTCTTCAATACTCCTAATTTTGTGGGAGTAGGAAATTATGTTAAAATATTACATGACAATACATTTTGGCAATCTTTATTTAATACAATCTATTTCACAATTGGAAGTGTTCCATTTAGTATTGTGCTTTCATTAATTTTAGCTGTTGCTTTAAACCAAAAAATAAAGGGCTTGACATTATTTAGGACAATTTATTTTCTGCCTGTTGTATCATCAATGGTTGCAATAGCTCTTGTTTGGAGATGGATGTATAACAATGATTATGGTATACTCAATTCATTGTTATCACAACTTCATTTGCCAACGGTAAATTGGCTTAGTTCAACAACATGGGCTATGCCTGCGATAATATTGATGAGCATATGGAAAAGCTTAGGTTATGATATGGTTATATTTTTAGCTGGTTTACAAGGGATTCCTAATTCATATTACGAAGCTGCAAAAATTGACGGTGCTAGTGGTTTTCAGCTTTTTAGATATATTACAATACCCTTATTATCGCCAACAACATTTTTTGTAACAATAATATCTCTTATTAGTTCTTTTCAAGTATTTGATCAAGCATATGTTATGACAGATGGAGGACCAGCTAATAAAACAATGACGATAGTTTATTATCTTTATAGGAGTGGATTTAGTTATTATAAAATGGGCTATGCGTCGGCTGTTGCTTGGGCTTTGTTTATAATAATCTTAATATTGACAATAATACAGTGGAAATATTCCGGTAGAAAAATCAACTATCAGTAG
- a CDS encoding ROK family transcriptional regulator has protein sequence MITTSADLKLVQKLNRLTVLDIIRCKGPISRAEISKLTNLSPTTVSYAVTNLMEDGFVIETGVGDSSGGRKPILIEFNPKGRHVISIEINRSAINGALYDLNGIMEYKIHEDLKNLESTNAISSIEEVIEEIIVNAKTSEILGVGISIPGIIDKSKGSVLYSTYLNWHNINLKEIIEDKYGYPVFIENDTNLAALAEKVLGFNNLVDNLIYISIGKGIGTGIIINRKVYSGFNGSAGEFGHISINKNGDRCVCGNYGCLYTYASETFIETYMLKHIKMGFKTIIKEDNLDIKNIIDAANGGDKVSIEAINEATNNLAIGIANILNLFNPEMIVIGANNLLKCNFYFNLLKEKVYDYALETSTNNLKFESSRVENPELAGAAILVIEESFKLPIEMG, from the coding sequence ATGATAACTACATCGGCAGATTTAAAGTTGGTACAGAAATTAAATAGATTAACAGTGCTGGATATCATAAGATGCAAAGGACCTATTTCAAGAGCGGAGATATCCAAATTGACTAATTTGAGCCCTACAACTGTTAGCTATGCTGTAACTAATCTTATGGAAGATGGTTTTGTAATAGAAACTGGTGTTGGCGATTCAAGTGGTGGAAGAAAACCAATACTTATTGAATTTAATCCCAAGGGAAGACATGTGATTTCTATTGAGATTAATAGATCGGCTATAAATGGTGCATTATATGATTTAAATGGGATTATGGAATATAAAATTCATGAGGATTTAAAAAACCTTGAATCAACTAATGCAATAAGTAGCATTGAAGAAGTGATTGAGGAAATAATCGTGAATGCAAAAACCAGTGAAATATTAGGCGTAGGCATTTCGATACCAGGTATTATTGATAAAAGTAAAGGTTCTGTACTGTATTCAACATATCTTAATTGGCATAACATAAACTTAAAGGAAATAATTGAAGATAAGTATGGTTATCCTGTATTTATTGAAAATGATACAAATTTAGCTGCATTAGCTGAGAAAGTTTTAGGATTTAATAATTTAGTTGATAACCTAATTTATATATCGATAGGGAAAGGTATTGGTACAGGCATTATTATTAATAGGAAAGTTTATTCAGGTTTTAATGGGAGTGCGGGTGAATTTGGGCATATAAGCATAAATAAAAATGGCGATAGATGTGTTTGCGGTAACTATGGTTGCCTATATACATATGCATCAGAGACATTTATTGAAACATATATGTTAAAACATATTAAAATGGGATTTAAGACTATTATCAAGGAAGATAATTTAGATATAAAAAATATAATAGATGCAGCAAATGGAGGTGATAAAGTATCAATTGAAGCAATAAATGAAGCAACAAACAATCTTGCTATAGGTATTGCAAATATTTTAAATCTATTCAATCCAGAAATGATAGTTATAGGTGCCAATAATTTATTGAAATGCAATTTTTATTTTAATTTACTTAAAGAGAAAGTCTATGATTATGCTCTTGAAACATCTACAAATAATCTCAAATTCGAAAGTAGCCGTGTAGAAAATCCGGAATTAGCCGGTGCAGCAATTCTTGTTATTGAAGAAAGCTTTAAGCTGCCAATAGAAATGGGGTGA